A part of Pararoseomonas sp. SCSIO 73927 genomic DNA contains:
- a CDS encoding YraN family protein — translation MDPQAKQEARRAAERRGLDAESRAASALVERGWTVLARRARTSAGELDLIVEREGLLAFVEVKARPSLAEAAAAVSPRQRARIVAAAEAWLATNPGHGAAGMRFDVLLVAPEGVRRVADAFRPGD, via the coding sequence ATGGACCCGCAAGCCAAGCAGGAGGCCCGCCGCGCCGCCGAGCGTCGGGGCCTGGACGCCGAATCCCGCGCCGCCTCCGCCCTCGTCGAGCGCGGCTGGACGGTGCTGGCCCGCCGCGCGCGCACGTCGGCGGGAGAACTGGACTTGATTGTTGAGCGCGAGGGCCTTCTCGCCTTCGTGGAGGTGAAGGCGCGGCCCAGCCTGGCCGAGGCCGCCGCCGCCGTCTCACCCCGACAAAGGGCGAGGATCGTCGCTGCGGCCGAGGCGTGGCTGGCGACCAACCCAGGCCATGGCGCGGCGGGGATGCGTTTCGACGTGCTGCTCGTCGCGCCCGAGGGCGTGCGCCGCGTCGCGGACGCTTTCCGCCCCGGCGACTAG
- the ggt gene encoding gamma-glutamyltransferase, which yields MRPLIAVLLVLLVLPAAAQTLPKRQMVAAAHPLAAEAGLEVLRRGGGAVDAAVAVQAVLTLVEPQSSGIGGGALLLHWDGGAGAVTAFDGRETAPAAARPDLFLRPDGTPLPFYDAVLSGRSVGVPGTVSMLEMAHRRHGKLPWESLWQRAIGLAEEGFPVSARLAEAVAEDAARLARNPAAREYFLRGGGRPVTAGERLRNPELAATFRAIARDGAAALLRGPTAVAIATAVRGHGEGGLMTVDDLAAYTAKEREPVCLPYRTYRVCGFPPPSSGGVTVGQILGVLEHFDVPRLDPRGTEAAHLLAEAGRLAFADRAQYLADTDFVPAPVRGMLDPAYLTLRAQLVAPGRAVAEPRAGNPRWREATHQAPMPEAVENGTSHLSIVDAAGNAVSMTTTVEDAFGARLMVGGFILNNELTDFSFRPDLEGRPIANRVGGGKRPRSSMSPSLVFDREGKLFAVVGSPGGSRIIGYVAQALVGMLDWGLPPQEAVSLPHIGTIGGAVELEAGTPAAEMAPNLQARGHRVEVRPMVSGLQAIRVTPEGLHGGADPRREGVAIGD from the coding sequence ATGCGCCCCCTCATCGCCGTCCTCCTCGTCCTTCTCGTCCTCCCCGCGGCCGCCCAGACCCTTCCGAAGCGGCAGATGGTGGCCGCGGCGCACCCGCTGGCCGCGGAGGCGGGGCTGGAGGTACTGCGGCGCGGCGGTGGCGCGGTGGATGCGGCGGTGGCGGTCCAGGCGGTGCTCACACTCGTGGAACCGCAGTCCAGCGGGATCGGCGGCGGCGCGCTGCTGCTGCACTGGGATGGCGGGGCGGGCGCGGTGACCGCCTTCGACGGGCGGGAGACCGCCCCCGCCGCTGCCCGGCCGGACCTGTTCCTGCGCCCGGACGGGACGCCCCTCCCCTTCTACGACGCCGTTCTGTCCGGCCGGAGCGTGGGCGTGCCGGGCACGGTGTCGATGTTGGAGATGGCGCACCGGCGCCACGGGAAGCTGCCCTGGGAGTCCCTGTGGCAGCGGGCCATCGGGCTGGCAGAGGAGGGCTTCCCGGTCTCCGCCCGGCTGGCGGAGGCGGTGGCGGAGGACGCGGCGCGGCTGGCCCGGAACCCGGCCGCCCGCGAGTACTTCCTGCGCGGCGGCGGCCGGCCGGTGACGGCCGGGGAGCGGCTGCGGAATCCGGAGCTGGCCGCGACCTTCCGCGCGATCGCGAGGGACGGCGCGGCGGCGCTGCTGCGCGGGCCGACCGCCGTTGCGATCGCGACCGCGGTGCGCGGCCATGGAGAGGGCGGGCTGATGACGGTGGACGACCTTGCTGCCTACACAGCGAAGGAGCGGGAGCCGGTCTGCCTGCCCTACCGCACCTACCGGGTCTGCGGCTTTCCGCCGCCCTCCTCCGGCGGCGTCACGGTGGGGCAGATCCTGGGCGTGCTGGAGCATTTCGACGTGCCGCGTCTCGATCCGCGCGGCACGGAGGCGGCGCACCTGCTGGCGGAGGCCGGGCGGCTCGCCTTCGCGGACCGGGCGCAGTACCTGGCGGACACGGATTTCGTGCCGGCCCCTGTGCGGGGCATGCTGGACCCGGCCTACCTCACCCTCCGCGCCCAGCTCGTCGCGCCCGGCCGCGCCGTCGCGGAGCCGCGCGCCGGGAACCCGCGCTGGCGTGAGGCGACCCACCAGGCCCCGATGCCGGAGGCGGTGGAGAACGGCACGAGCCACCTCTCGATCGTGGACGCTGCCGGCAACGCGGTCTCCATGACCACAACGGTGGAGGACGCCTTCGGGGCGCGGCTGATGGTGGGCGGCTTCATCCTGAACAACGAGCTGACCGACTTCTCCTTCCGCCCAGACCTGGAAGGGCGGCCGATCGCCAACCGGGTGGGGGGCGGCAAGCGGCCGCGCTCCTCCATGTCGCCCAGCCTCGTCTTCGACCGGGAAGGGAAGCTCTTCGCTGTGGTCGGCTCGCCCGGAGGCTCGCGCATCATCGGCTACGTCGCCCAGGCGCTGGTCGGCATGTTGGACTGGGGCCTCCCGCCACAGGAGGCGGTTTCCCTGCCCCATATCGGGACGATCGGCGGGGCGGTGGAGCTGGAGGCGGGCACCCCGGCGGCGGAGATGGCGCCCAACCTGCAGGCGCGCGGGCACCGGGTGGAGGTGCGGCCGATGGTCTCCGGCCTGCAGGCCATCCGGGTAACGCCGGAAGGGCTGCACGGCGGGGCGGATCCGCGGCGGGAAGGCGTCGCGATCGGCGACTGA
- a CDS encoding CreA family protein — MRRTALALLAALALAGPVSAADETAQVGYVNTALTNLGLTRSHRIVVERFDDPEVRNVACYISQARTGGISGMVGVAEDPARFALSCAATGPVEIQPGAARGERGEVVHESSTSFFFKETRVHRFVDETRNAVVYLAWSTKLVEGSPFSAVAVVPVVPSR, encoded by the coding sequence ATGCGCCGCACCGCCCTCGCCCTGCTTGCCGCCCTCGCCCTCGCCGGCCCCGTATCGGCGGCCGACGAGACCGCGCAGGTCGGCTACGTGAACACCGCCCTGACCAACCTTGGCCTCACGCGGAGCCATCGCATTGTGGTGGAGCGCTTCGACGACCCGGAGGTGCGGAACGTGGCCTGCTATATCAGCCAGGCCCGCACCGGCGGCATCTCCGGCATGGTCGGGGTGGCGGAGGACCCGGCGCGCTTCGCGCTCTCCTGTGCCGCCACGGGCCCGGTGGAGATCCAGCCCGGCGCCGCGCGCGGGGAGCGGGGCGAGGTGGTGCACGAGAGCTCCACGAGCTTCTTCTTCAAGGAAACCCGCGTCCATCGCTTTGTCGACGAGACGCGGAACGCGGTCGTCTACCTCGCCTGGTCCACGAAGCTGGTGGAGGGCTCGCCCTTCAGCGCCGTGGCGGTCGTGCCGGTCGTTCCCTCGCGCTGA
- a CDS encoding oligopeptide/dipeptide ABC transporter ATP-binding protein has product MSETPIFEARELSRHFDVSKPALQRLIAREGRRTLKAVDGVSFAVPRGTTMSLVGESGCGKSTVARLAVGLYGPSGGQALFEGQDLAAARKSVAQRRRMGMIFQDPYASLNPRWRVADIIGEPLRAFGLATGAALREKVGGLLRQVGLSPADGNRFPHEFSGGQRQRISIARALSSNPEFLVCDEPTSALDVSVQAQILNLMKRLQRDLRLTYLFISHNLAVVRQVSDRVGVMYLGRIVEDAPAETLFTAPRHPYTRALMEAIPDLDMAGRERQPVGGEVPSPISPPSGCTFNPRCPLANDRCRSERPALLAARGTPETLVACHAVEEGRDGFAARAA; this is encoded by the coding sequence ATGTCTGAGACGCCGATCTTCGAGGCGCGCGAACTCAGCCGGCACTTCGACGTCTCCAAACCCGCGCTCCAGAGACTGATCGCGCGGGAGGGGAGGCGCACGCTGAAGGCGGTGGACGGCGTCTCCTTTGCCGTGCCGCGCGGCACCACCATGTCGCTGGTGGGGGAGAGCGGCTGCGGCAAGTCGACCGTCGCCCGTCTCGCCGTGGGCCTCTACGGCCCGAGCGGCGGGCAGGCCCTGTTCGAGGGGCAGGACCTTGCGGCGGCGCGGAAGTCCGTCGCCCAGCGCCGGCGCATGGGGATGATCTTCCAGGACCCCTATGCCAGCCTGAACCCGCGCTGGCGGGTGGCGGACATCATCGGCGAGCCCCTGCGCGCCTTCGGCCTCGCCACCGGCGCCGCGCTGCGCGAGAAGGTGGGCGGGCTGCTCCGGCAGGTCGGCCTCTCCCCCGCCGACGGCAACCGCTTCCCGCACGAGTTCTCCGGCGGCCAGCGCCAGCGCATCTCCATCGCCCGCGCCCTGTCCTCCAACCCCGAATTCCTCGTCTGCGACGAGCCCACCTCGGCGCTGGACGTCTCGGTGCAGGCGCAGATCCTGAACCTGATGAAGCGGCTGCAGCGCGACCTCCGGCTGACCTACCTCTTCATCTCCCACAACCTCGCCGTGGTTCGGCAGGTTAGCGACCGGGTGGGGGTGATGTATCTCGGCCGGATCGTGGAGGACGCGCCGGCCGAGACCCTCTTTACCGCCCCGCGCCACCCTTATACGCGCGCCCTGATGGAGGCGATCCCCGACCTCGACATGGCCGGGCGGGAGCGCCAGCCCGTTGGCGGCGAGGTGCCGAGCCCCATCTCCCCGCCCTCCGGCTGTACCTTCAACCCGCGCTGCCCCCTGGCGAATGACCGCTGCCGGTCGGAGCGCCCGGCCCTGCTCGCCGCCCGCGGCACGCCGGAGACGCTCGTGGCCTGCCACGCCGTGGAGGAGGGCCGGGACGGCTTCGCGGCGCGGGCCGCCTGA
- a CDS encoding ABC transporter ATP-binding protein produces the protein MTEPLLQVRDLVVEFPTRRGTLRALDKVSFDIAPGEVLGVVGESGAGKSMTGAAIIGLLEPPGRVAGGSISLRGTRIDNLPAREMRKIRGRRIGAIFQDPLTTLNPLYTVGRQLTETMQTHLAIDAAEARRRAIGWLESVGIPAAAERVDAYPHQFSGGMRQRVVIALALCAEPEMVVADEPTTALDVSIQAQVIALLKRLTREKGTSVMLITHDMGVIAETADRVAVMYAGRVAEIGPVRSVVKAASHPYSAGLMASIPPLSHKVDLLPQIDGAMPRLNAIPQGCAYNPRCPHVFDRCKVERPELIPAAETRAACWLFDSHSPRERAHV, from the coding sequence ATGACTGAACCTCTCCTCCAGGTCCGGGACCTCGTCGTCGAGTTCCCCACCCGGCGCGGCACCCTGCGCGCGCTGGACAAGGTCTCCTTCGATATCGCGCCCGGCGAGGTGCTCGGCGTGGTGGGCGAGTCGGGCGCCGGCAAGTCCATGACGGGCGCCGCCATCATCGGGCTGCTGGAGCCGCCTGGCCGCGTCGCCGGCGGCTCGATCAGCCTGCGGGGCACGCGGATCGACAACCTGCCCGCGCGCGAGATGCGGAAGATCCGCGGCCGGCGGATCGGCGCCATCTTCCAGGACCCGCTGACGACGCTGAACCCGCTCTACACCGTCGGCCGCCAGCTGACGGAGACCATGCAGACCCACTTGGCGATCGACGCCGCGGAAGCGCGGCGCCGGGCCATTGGATGGCTGGAATCCGTCGGCATCCCCGCTGCGGCGGAACGGGTGGACGCTTACCCCCACCAGTTCTCCGGCGGCATGCGTCAGCGCGTGGTGATCGCCCTCGCGCTCTGCGCGGAGCCGGAGATGGTGGTGGCAGACGAGCCGACGACGGCGCTCGACGTGTCCATCCAGGCCCAGGTCATCGCCCTCCTCAAGCGCCTGACGCGGGAGAAGGGCACCTCCGTCATGCTCATCACCCACGACATGGGCGTGATCGCGGAGACGGCGGACCGCGTGGCCGTGATGTATGCCGGGCGCGTGGCGGAGATCGGCCCTGTCCGTTCCGTGGTGAAGGCCGCGTCCCACCCCTATTCCGCCGGCCTCATGGCCTCCATCCCGCCGCTCTCCCACAAGGTGGACCTGCTGCCCCAGATCGACGGCGCCATGCCGCGCCTGAACGCCATTCCCCAGGGCTGCGCCTACAACCCGCGCTGCCCGCACGTCTTCGACCGCTGCAAGGTCGAACGGCCGGAGCTGATCCCGGCGGCCGAGACCCGCGCGGCCTGCTGGCTCTTCGACAGCCACTCCCCCCGCGAGCGCGCCCATGTCTGA
- a CDS encoding ABC transporter permease, whose amino-acid sequence MAAIRSSLGRFLDSDLFWSFRRTPTAVVSAVVAFVIVVGAAFAPWLAPYNPFDLASLDLMDAFNPPAFAPEGSVAHPLGTDDQGRDVLSAIMYGARVSLLVGVSATAFALTLGVLVGLLAGYAGGAVDAVLMRIADVQLTFPNILVALLVDGVARAALPRELHDQIAIYVVIVAIGISDWPRFARTVRGSALVERNKEYVLAARVIGITPARIMLTHVLPNVLGPLLVLATLNLGLAIVSEATLSFLGVGVPPTQPSLGTLIRIGNDFLFSGEWWITVFPGVALVAMVLSVNLLGDWLRDALNPRLR is encoded by the coding sequence GTGGCGGCGATCCGTTCGTCCCTCGGGCGCTTCCTCGACAGCGACCTCTTCTGGTCCTTCCGGCGCACGCCCACGGCCGTTGTCTCGGCGGTGGTGGCCTTCGTCATCGTCGTGGGCGCGGCTTTCGCCCCCTGGCTGGCCCCGTACAACCCCTTCGACCTCGCCAGCCTCGACCTGATGGACGCCTTCAACCCGCCGGCCTTTGCGCCGGAAGGTTCGGTGGCGCACCCCCTCGGCACGGATGACCAGGGGCGGGACGTGCTCTCCGCCATCATGTACGGGGCGCGCGTCTCCCTCCTCGTCGGCGTCTCCGCCACGGCCTTCGCCCTCACGCTCGGTGTGCTCGTCGGCCTGCTCGCCGGCTACGCCGGCGGCGCGGTGGACGCGGTGCTGATGCGGATCGCGGATGTGCAGCTCACCTTTCCCAACATCCTCGTCGCGCTGCTGGTGGATGGCGTGGCCCGCGCCGCCCTTCCGCGGGAGCTGCACGACCAGATCGCCATCTACGTCGTCATCGTCGCCATCGGCATCTCGGACTGGCCGCGCTTCGCCCGCACCGTGCGCGGGTCGGCGCTGGTGGAGCGGAACAAGGAGTACGTCCTGGCCGCGCGCGTCATCGGCATCACCCCCGCGCGGATTATGCTCACCCACGTCCTGCCGAACGTGCTGGGGCCGCTGCTGGTGCTGGCCACGCTGAACCTCGGCCTCGCCATCGTGTCGGAGGCGACGCTCTCCTTCCTCGGCGTCGGCGTGCCGCCGACCCAGCCCAGCCTCGGCACCCTCATCCGGATCGGCAACGACTTCCTCTTCAGCGGGGAGTGGTGGATCACGGTGTTCCCCGGCGTGGCGCTGGTGGCGATGGTCCTCTCCGTGAACCTGCTGGGCGACTGGCTTCGCGACGCGCTGAACCCGAGACTGCGATGA
- a CDS encoding ABC transporter permease: protein MPAFILSRILQAIPVMLAVALIAFALFAFVGDPIATMLGQEFTPAQRDALVAALGLDQPVPVQFLRFVGNALQGEFGLSYRLSRPVSDLILERAPATLELALCASVLALSVGMPMGVYTGLYPRSPLSRFFLTFSLVGVSLPTFLIGSLLILVFAVWLGWLPSFGRGDTVQLGWWSTGFLTASGWKALVLPSITLGLFQLTLIMRLVRSEMLEVLRSDYVKFARARGIRERAINFGHALRNTLVPVITIVGLQLGSIIAFSIVTETVFQWPGMGLLFIQSVSSADIPVMAAYLLLISAVFVTINLVVDLLYYAVDPRLRAGRGH from the coding sequence GTGCCCGCCTTCATCCTGTCACGCATCCTCCAGGCGATCCCGGTCATGCTGGCCGTGGCCCTCATCGCCTTCGCCCTCTTCGCCTTTGTGGGCGATCCCATCGCGACCATGCTCGGCCAGGAGTTCACCCCGGCCCAGCGGGACGCGCTGGTAGCCGCGCTCGGGCTGGACCAGCCCGTGCCCGTCCAGTTCCTGCGCTTCGTCGGCAACGCCCTTCAGGGGGAATTCGGCCTTTCCTACCGCCTCTCCCGCCCCGTCTCGGACCTGATCCTGGAGCGGGCGCCGGCCACGCTGGAACTGGCCCTTTGCGCCTCCGTCCTGGCGCTGTCGGTGGGAATGCCCATGGGGGTCTATACCGGGCTCTACCCGCGCTCCCCGCTTAGCCGCTTCTTCCTGACCTTCAGCCTCGTCGGCGTCTCGCTCCCCACCTTCCTCATCGGCAGCCTGCTGATCCTCGTCTTCGCGGTCTGGCTGGGCTGGCTGCCCTCCTTCGGGCGGGGGGACACGGTGCAGCTGGGCTGGTGGAGCACGGGCTTCCTCACCGCGTCCGGCTGGAAGGCGCTGGTGCTGCCCTCCATCACGCTGGGCCTGTTCCAGCTCACCCTCATCATGCGGCTGGTACGGTCCGAGATGCTGGAGGTGCTGCGGTCCGACTACGTGAAGTTCGCCCGCGCCCGCGGCATCCGGGAGCGTGCCATCAACTTCGGCCACGCGCTGCGGAACACGCTGGTGCCGGTGATCACCATCGTCGGCCTCCAGCTCGGCTCCATCATCGCCTTCTCCATCGTGACGGAAACGGTGTTCCAGTGGCCGGGCATGGGACTGCTCTTCATCCAGTCCGTCTCCTCGGCCGACATCCCGGTGATGGCGGCCTATCTCCTCCTCATCTCGGCGGTCTTCGTGACGATCAACCTGGTGGTGGACCTGCTCTACTACGCCGTGGACCCGCGCCTGCGCGCCGGGCGGGGGCACTGA
- a CDS encoding AI-2E family transporter has product MTDDKQFLVRLIGVVALAALLAGCFLVLRPFLSALLWAAILAFTTWPLYRLLTDRARLGPSWAAAVMVVVMMLVIGLPLALAAPTNREEIDGLRNAVENFTTDGLPALVDWIGRLPMVGPFLKERLDAVDLGVGNLLSVLRPYLGNVAQTAFGFVLTIVSGVAELLIAILLSFFFFRDGPRMAQALDRMAERVAGGRGRRLVALTGAVTQGVIYGLLGTAVVQGAMTAFGLWLSGVPQPALLGVLAGVISILPIGAPVVWIPATIWLLANGSTGWGIFMGLYGAFGISSVDNFIRPWLISRGADLPLLLTLLGALGGAVAFGLLGLFLGPVLLAVVYTIIKDWTQEGGGRSGPMVM; this is encoded by the coding sequence ATGACCGACGACAAGCAGTTCCTCGTCCGCCTCATCGGCGTCGTCGCCCTGGCGGCGCTTCTGGCGGGCTGCTTCCTCGTGCTGCGCCCCTTCCTCTCGGCGCTGCTCTGGGCGGCCATCCTCGCCTTCACCACCTGGCCGCTCTACCGCCTGCTGACGGACCGCGCGCGGCTCGGCCCGTCCTGGGCGGCCGCCGTGATGGTGGTGGTGATGATGCTCGTCATCGGGCTTCCCCTGGCCCTTGCCGCCCCGACCAACCGCGAGGAGATCGATGGCCTGCGCAACGCCGTCGAGAACTTCACGACCGACGGGCTGCCGGCCCTGGTGGACTGGATCGGGCGCCTGCCGATGGTCGGGCCCTTCTTGAAGGAGCGGCTGGACGCGGTGGATCTCGGCGTGGGGAACCTGCTGAGCGTGCTGCGCCCCTACCTCGGGAACGTGGCCCAGACCGCCTTCGGGTTCGTCCTCACCATCGTCTCCGGCGTGGCGGAGCTGCTGATCGCCATCCTGCTCTCCTTCTTCTTCTTCCGGGACGGCCCCCGGATGGCCCAGGCGCTGGACCGCATGGCGGAGCGTGTGGCGGGCGGGCGCGGGCGGCGGCTGGTGGCGCTGACCGGGGCGGTGACGCAGGGCGTGATCTACGGCCTGCTGGGCACCGCGGTGGTGCAAGGGGCGATGACGGCCTTCGGGCTCTGGCTTTCCGGCGTGCCGCAGCCGGCGCTGCTGGGCGTGCTGGCCGGGGTAATCTCCATCCTGCCGATCGGCGCGCCGGTGGTCTGGATCCCCGCCACCATTTGGCTGCTGGCCAATGGCAGCACGGGCTGGGGCATCTTCATGGGCCTCTACGGCGCCTTCGGCATCTCCTCGGTCGACAACTTCATCCGGCCCTGGCTGATCTCCCGCGGGGCGGACCTGCCGCTTCTGCTCACCCTTCTCGGTGCCTTGGGCGGGGCGGTGGCCTTCGGGCTGCTCGGCCTCTTTCTCGGGCCGGTCCTGCTGGCGGTGGTCTACACCATCATCAAGGACTGGACGCAGGAGGGCGGCGGCCGAAGCGGCCCGATGGTGATGTAG
- the otnI gene encoding 2-oxo-tetronate isomerase: MPRFAANISLLFTEAPFPERFALAKAAGFQAVEFLDPEGCSAQEIRARLRDAGLSAVLFNAARGDAAAGERGLAALPGRGAAFRDAIARALDMAGEIDCPRLHVMAGLAPAGVARETLVGTFAANLAWAAERCASQGVKPLIEPINHRDIPGYVLNTTAEAAAVIAAVGPERLGLQFDLYHAQVTEGDVTRRFEALLPLIAHVQVADAPGRNEPGTGELNLPFLFDRIDAAGYRGWIGCEYRPARTTAEGLGWFTPYRT; encoded by the coding sequence ATGCCGCGCTTCGCCGCCAACATCTCGCTCCTGTTCACCGAGGCGCCCTTCCCCGAGCGCTTCGCCCTGGCGAAGGCCGCCGGTTTCCAGGCGGTCGAGTTCCTCGACCCTGAGGGATGCTCCGCGCAGGAGATCCGCGCCCGGCTGCGGGACGCCGGCCTCTCCGCCGTGCTGTTCAACGCCGCCCGTGGCGACGCGGCGGCGGGCGAGCGCGGGCTTGCCGCTCTGCCGGGCCGCGGGGCCGCCTTCCGCGACGCGATCGCCCGCGCGCTGGACATGGCCGGGGAGATCGACTGTCCGCGCCTGCACGTGATGGCGGGGCTGGCCCCGGCGGGCGTGGCGCGGGAGACTCTGGTGGGCACCTTCGCCGCGAACCTGGCCTGGGCCGCGGAGCGCTGCGCGTCCCAGGGCGTGAAGCCGCTGATCGAGCCGATCAACCACCGGGACATCCCGGGCTACGTGCTGAACACCACTGCCGAGGCGGCCGCGGTCATCGCCGCCGTCGGGCCGGAGCGGCTGGGCCTTCAGTTCGACCTCTACCACGCGCAGGTGACGGAGGGCGACGTGACGCGCCGCTTCGAGGCGCTGCTGCCCCTGATCGCCCACGTCCAGGTGGCCGACGCGCCCGGCCGCAACGAGCCCGGCACGGGCGAGCTGAACCTGCCCTTCCTGTTCGACCGCATCGATGCGGCGGGCTACCGCGGCTGGATCGGCTGCGAGTACCGGCCCGCCCGAACCACCGCGGAAGGGCTGGGGTGGTTCACCCCCTACCGCACCTGA
- a CDS encoding 2-hydroxy-3-oxopropionate reductase has product MKIGFIGLGIMGRPMALNLQKAGHELFVPERASLTDEVRGAATVLPSPAEVAAAAEVVILIVPDTPDVEAVLFGEGGVAAALKPGTLVIDMSSISPTATVDYAARVNAKGCDYLDAPVSGGEVGARNAALTIMVGGPRAAFDRALPLFQAMGKNITLVGEKNGAGQVTKVANQIIVALNIEAVAEALVFASKAGADPARVREALMGGFASSRILEVHAERMIKRTFDPGFRIALHQKDLNLALQSARELGVALPNTASAQQLFSAVSAAGGGQQDHSALVKALEIMASHELG; this is encoded by the coding sequence ATGAAGATCGGATTCATCGGCCTGGGCATCATGGGCCGCCCGATGGCGCTGAACCTGCAGAAGGCGGGGCACGAGCTCTTCGTTCCCGAGCGGGCGAGCCTGACGGACGAGGTCCGCGGCGCCGCGACGGTGCTTCCCTCTCCCGCCGAGGTGGCGGCCGCGGCGGAGGTGGTGATCCTCATCGTGCCGGACACCCCCGACGTGGAGGCGGTGCTCTTCGGCGAGGGCGGCGTGGCCGCGGCGCTGAAGCCCGGCACGCTGGTGATCGACATGTCCTCCATCAGCCCGACGGCGACGGTCGACTACGCGGCGCGGGTGAACGCGAAGGGGTGCGACTACCTGGACGCCCCGGTTTCCGGCGGCGAGGTGGGCGCGCGCAACGCCGCGCTGACGATCATGGTGGGCGGGCCGCGGGCGGCCTTCGACCGGGCCCTGCCGCTGTTCCAGGCCATGGGCAAGAACATCACCCTGGTGGGCGAGAAGAACGGCGCCGGGCAGGTCACGAAGGTGGCGAACCAGATCATCGTGGCCCTGAACATCGAGGCGGTGGCCGAGGCCCTCGTCTTCGCCAGCAAGGCCGGCGCCGATCCGGCGCGGGTCCGGGAGGCCCTGATGGGTGGCTTCGCCTCCTCCCGCATCCTCGAGGTTCATGCGGAGCGGATGATCAAGCGCACCTTCGACCCGGGCTTCCGGATCGCACTGCATCAGAAGGACCTCAACCTCGCGTTGCAATCCGCGCGGGAACTCGGAGTCGCGCTGCCGAACACGGCCTCCGCACAGCAGCTCTTCTCGGCGGTGTCGGCAGCGGGCGGTGGACAGCAGGACCATTCTGCCCTCGTCAAAGCGCTTGAAATTATGGCCTCTCATGAGTTGGGATGA
- a CDS encoding helix-turn-helix transcriptional regulator yields MRFADIGQQLRAYRLESGLRAEEIAARLGVSRAALYRYEKGEVIKLDTIRRLAELLKISPLSLLGIGVEYFSRPLALQERLRQVEEDAEQILQLGSALCTLVTSDGYDAALAEAMAEAAEASPERVAFHAAAEQALGLLGARKRLYQTRRPSIIAMVTERALRGFLMDGVAPALHLSEAGRHRARLAARAEVENIAALMESVPMGLQIGLLTESEPTGSFIVLRARERAHLCANPFLPDSPPMAALGVGTITAADEAVTIHQRVAENAWREARKGAEAAGRVRLLLAETRMH; encoded by the coding sequence ATGCGCTTCGCCGACATCGGGCAGCAGCTGCGGGCCTACCGGCTGGAATCCGGCCTTCGTGCGGAGGAGATCGCGGCACGCCTCGGCGTGTCGCGCGCTGCCCTGTACCGCTACGAGAAGGGCGAGGTCATTAAGCTGGACACGATCCGGCGCCTGGCGGAGCTGCTGAAGATTTCTCCCCTCTCCCTTCTCGGGATCGGGGTGGAGTACTTCTCCCGCCCGCTGGCGCTGCAGGAGCGGCTCCGCCAGGTGGAGGAGGATGCCGAGCAGATCCTCCAGCTCGGCAGCGCGCTCTGCACCCTCGTGACGAGCGACGGCTACGACGCCGCCCTCGCGGAGGCGATGGCCGAGGCGGCCGAGGCAAGCCCGGAGCGGGTGGCCTTCCACGCCGCGGCGGAACAGGCCCTCGGCCTGCTGGGCGCGCGCAAGCGGCTCTACCAGACGCGCCGCCCCTCCATCATCGCGATGGTGACGGAGCGCGCGCTGCGCGGCTTCCTCATGGACGGTGTCGCGCCGGCGCTCCACCTCTCCGAGGCGGGGCGGCACCGCGCCCGGCTGGCGGCTCGGGCCGAGGTGGAGAACATAGCGGCCCTCATGGAGAGCGTGCCGATGGGGCTGCAGATCGGGCTGCTCACCGAGTCCGAGCCGACCGGCAGCTTCATCGTCCTCCGCGCAAGGGAGCGGGCGCATCTCTGCGCCAACCCCTTCCTGCCGGACAGCCCGCCCATGGCGGCGCTAGGCGTCGGCACCATCACCGCGGCGGACGAGGCCGTGACAATCCACCAGCGCGTGGCGGAGAACGCCTGGCGGGAGGCCCGGAAGGGTGCGGAGGCGGCGGGGCGCGTGAGGCTCCTCCTCGCGGAGACCCGGATGCACTGA